A genomic region of Oncorhynchus mykiss isolate Arlee chromosome 16, USDA_OmykA_1.1, whole genome shotgun sequence contains the following coding sequences:
- the LOC110492102 gene encoding DAZ-associated protein 2 isoform X1 encodes MNNKGSYPQQAVYPQQSSAPIYPPAMQVSPQAPPYSDAPPAYSEIYQPRYVHPSQAGQLQQMSQYPGTQMYMQLPQSMAVGPMGHNVPMAYYPMGAMYPPGSTVLVEGGYDAGARFGQSNSASIPPPPPGHMPNAAQLAAMQGANVMMTQRKNNFFVGGSNGGYTIW; translated from the exons ATGAACAACAAAG GTTCCTATCCCCAGCAAGCTGTGTACCCTCAGCAGAGTAGTGCACCCATCTACCCACCTGCTATGCAAGTGTCTCCCCAGGCACCACCTTATTCAGACGCCCCACCTGCATACTCTGAG ATCTATCAGCCCAGGTATGTGCACCCATCTCAGGCTGGCCAGCTACAGCAAATGTCTCAATACCCTGGCACTCAGATGTATATGCAACTGCCCCAGTCCATGGCTGTTGGACCAATGGGCCACAATGTCCCCATGGCGTACTACCCCATGGGAGCCATGTATCCCCCTGGCTCCACTGTGCTAGTGGAGGGAGGATATGATGCTGGTGCTCGCTTTGGTCAAAGCAACAGTGCTTCCATCCCA CCCCCACCTCCCGGCCACATGCCTAATGCAGCTCAGCTGGCCGCCATGCAGGGTGCCAACGTCATGATGACACAGCGCAAGAACAACTTCTTTGTGGGTGGCTCCAATGGCGGGTACACCATCTGGTAA
- the LOC110492102 gene encoding DAZ-associated protein 2 isoform X2, translating into MESTCSYPQQAVYPQQSSAPIYPPAMQVSPQAPPYSDAPPAYSEIYQPRYVHPSQAGQLQQMSQYPGTQMYMQLPQSMAVGPMGHNVPMAYYPMGAMYPPGSTVLVEGGYDAGARFGQSNSASIPPPPPGHMPNAAQLAAMQGANVMMTQRKNNFFVGGSNGGYTIW; encoded by the exons ATGGAGTCGACAT GTTCCTATCCCCAGCAAGCTGTGTACCCTCAGCAGAGTAGTGCACCCATCTACCCACCTGCTATGCAAGTGTCTCCCCAGGCACCACCTTATTCAGACGCCCCACCTGCATACTCTGAG ATCTATCAGCCCAGGTATGTGCACCCATCTCAGGCTGGCCAGCTACAGCAAATGTCTCAATACCCTGGCACTCAGATGTATATGCAACTGCCCCAGTCCATGGCTGTTGGACCAATGGGCCACAATGTCCCCATGGCGTACTACCCCATGGGAGCCATGTATCCCCCTGGCTCCACTGTGCTAGTGGAGGGAGGATATGATGCTGGTGCTCGCTTTGGTCAAAGCAACAGTGCTTCCATCCCA CCCCCACCTCCCGGCCACATGCCTAATGCAGCTCAGCTGGCCGCCATGCAGGGTGCCAACGTCATGATGACACAGCGCAAGAACAACTTCTTTGTGGGTGGCTCCAATGGCGGGTACACCATCTGGTAA